The bacterium genome includes a region encoding these proteins:
- a CDS encoding bifunctional nuclease family protein: protein MKNLIEVSVDSIRIHMPTAQHLVILKEKEADRYLPIWIGSFEAQAIATKISGNPLGRPLTHDLMATAFGDLGVSVKRIVVTRLADQVFYARLYVKQDGRDLDFDARPSDAIALAVRVECPIFVASEVMETAGIIPEADEAGDDKDKAERSVDDERLAVFRDFVNSLDLPELPDEPGAKDEPGAQDKPGGRPGRG from the coding sequence ATGAAAAACCTCATCGAGGTCTCGGTCGACAGCATCAGGATCCACATGCCGACCGCCCAGCACCTTGTGATCCTCAAGGAAAAAGAGGCGGATCGGTACCTACCGATCTGGATCGGCTCATTCGAGGCGCAGGCGATCGCCACCAAGATCTCCGGTAACCCGCTGGGCCGCCCTCTCACCCACGACCTGATGGCGACCGCGTTCGGCGACCTCGGCGTCAGCGTCAAGCGGATCGTGGTCACGCGCCTTGCCGACCAGGTCTTCTACGCGCGGCTCTACGTCAAGCAGGACGGACGCGACCTCGACTTCGATGCACGGCCATCCGACGCGATCGCGCTGGCGGTGCGCGTCGAGTGCCCGATCTTCGTCGCCTCGGAGGTCATGGAGACCGCCGGCATCATCCCTGAGGCCGACGAAGCAGGAGACGACAAGGACAAGGCGGAGAGGTCCGTGGACGACGAGCGTCTCGCCGTCTTCCGCGACTTCGTCAACAGCCTGGACCTACCGGAGCTTCCCGACGAGCCGGGCGCCAAGGACGAGCCCGGTGCGCAGGACAAGCCCGGAGGTCGCCCCGGCCGGGGCTGA
- a CDS encoding MgtC/SapB family protein: MPLTGDSDLGFRVLVALLLGLILGTEREIHGHPAGMRTMALIGAGSCMFTALGLEPSFGARTDPARIAAQIVTGVGFLGAGAILRQGGEVIGLTTAASIWVVASLGMAVGFGYYGIAVFTTFLVIVTLVAIRPLEQRLFRGRKNRRRDDPLPTETPQ; this comes from the coding sequence CTGCCTCTCACCGGCGACTCCGACCTCGGATTTCGCGTCCTCGTCGCGCTGCTGCTGGGCCTGATCCTGGGCACCGAGCGAGAGATTCACGGCCATCCGGCCGGGATGCGGACGATGGCTCTCATCGGCGCCGGGTCGTGCATGTTCACGGCGCTCGGCCTGGAGCCAAGTTTCGGCGCCCGCACCGACCCTGCGCGCATCGCCGCCCAGATCGTCACCGGCGTCGGGTTCCTGGGCGCCGGCGCCATCCTGCGCCAGGGCGGCGAGGTCATCGGTCTCACCACCGCCGCGTCCATCTGGGTGGTCGCCTCTTTAGGCATGGCGGTCGGATTCGGCTATTACGGGATCGCGGTGTTCACCACGTTCCTCGTGATCGTGACCCTGGTGGCGATCAGGCCGCTCGAGCAGCGACTCTTTCGCGGCCGCAAGAACCGGCGCCGCGACGACCCGTTGCCGACCGAGACGCCGCAATAG
- a CDS encoding DegV family protein — translation MHVHGARPGAKFRRPHRPCAHRRPDRHRRRVPGRRRHPAPGRRGHRSHHRRVHLGGRLFRHGGRIRLLRDRGVHHVPRDRDPGGDQAARAATLSRPQEPAPRRPVADRDAAIARVSLAGLSHRTVAIVTDSTADLPPQLAAARSVTLVPLTLNLDGQSLLDGLDITPAEFYRRLPAATSHPTTSQPSPGRFAQTYETLLADHDAVVSIHISEQLSGTYASARQAADMTDPKRVHVIDSEVVSMSLGLVALAAAALAAQGLDADTIQTRVLAMRQHVQTYFSVATLEFLRRGGRIGRASALLGSVLQVKPVLCIRDGLVTPLERVRTFERALNRVVELVREVDRGSGVCVIVGHADAEADAERVGRELESIAETLMIQPLGPVVGAHAGPGVVGVGCYPADILPLGLKAIGAAGATR, via the coding sequence GTGCATGTTCACGGCGCTCGGCCTGGAGCCAAGTTTCGGCGCCCGCACCGACCCTGCGCGCATCGCCGCCCAGATCGTCACCGGCGTCGGGTTCCTGGGCGCCGGCGCCATCCTGCGCCAGGGCGGCGAGGTCATCGGTCTCACCACCGCCGCGTCCATCTGGGTGGTCGCCTCTTTAGGCATGGCGGTCGGATTCGGCTATTACGGGATCGCGGTGTTCACCACGTTCCTCGTGATCGTGACCCTGGTGGCGATCAGGCCGCTCGAGCAGCGACTCTTTCGCGGCCGCAAGAACCGGCGCCGCGACGACCCGTTGCCGACCGAGACGCCGCAATAGCGCGAGTATCATTGGCCGGCTTGAGCCACCGGACCGTAGCCATCGTCACGGATTCGACTGCCGACCTCCCCCCGCAGCTGGCGGCGGCCAGGTCCGTGACACTGGTCCCCCTCACGCTCAACCTTGACGGGCAAAGCCTGCTCGACGGGCTTGACATCACACCCGCGGAGTTCTACCGCCGCCTGCCGGCGGCCACATCCCATCCGACCACCTCGCAGCCGTCACCGGGCCGCTTCGCCCAGACCTACGAGACGCTGCTGGCCGACCACGACGCCGTCGTGTCGATCCACATCTCGGAGCAGCTGAGCGGCACCTACGCATCGGCCCGGCAGGCGGCGGACATGACGGACCCGAAGCGGGTGCACGTCATCGACTCCGAGGTGGTGTCGATGTCCCTGGGCCTGGTCGCGCTGGCGGCGGCCGCGCTTGCCGCCCAGGGCCTGGACGCCGATACGATCCAGACCAGGGTCCTGGCCATGCGACAGCACGTGCAGACCTACTTCTCAGTGGCCACGCTGGAGTTCCTCCGGCGAGGCGGGCGGATCGGGCGGGCCAGCGCACTCTTGGGGTCGGTGCTGCAGGTCAAACCGGTGCTGTGCATCCGCGACGGCCTGGTGACCCCGCTCGAGCGGGTGCGCACCTTCGAGCGGGCCCTCAACCGCGTGGTCGAGCTGGTGCGCGAGGTCGATCGCGGCAGCGGCGTCTGCGTCATCGTCGGCCACGCCGACGCGGAGGCGGACGCCGAGCGCGTGGGTCGTGAGCTGGAATCGATCGCCGAGACGCTGATGATCCAACCGCTCGGCCCTGTCGTGGGCGCGCACGCGGGTCCAGGCGTGGTCGGCGTCGGCTGCTATCCGGCCGACATCCTACCGCTGGGGCTCAAGGCGATCGGCGCCGCCGGGGCTACCCGCTAG
- a CDS encoding MBL fold metallo-hydrolase gives MPGLAEHDGLTEVAADVFELRLPIPFEDGLVNVFLFTDGREVDLLDCGMNSEESVDAIRHALAHLGADRLRRLVITHIHPDHYGAAGTFAGEGLADLYIHRLEVPLVHPRYVELEQLVKEVRTYLLVNGVPPDEAEVLSNSQRALSQLVKTAEASVKLDGAESLEMGRRRLRVEWTPGHSPGHICLYDPDDRLLFAGDHMLPDLSPNIGLHPQSTPDPLHEYLEGLRRLAAYRPRLVLPAHGRPFSDAPGRVEALVAHHQRRLDRIVEIVAGGEQSAWEVALELWGSRKQLYEKRLALQEGLAHLQALAVEGRLTKTVNPDSVRWSLGSDGARDVGPAAF, from the coding sequence ATGCCGGGATTGGCTGAGCACGACGGTCTGACAGAGGTGGCGGCGGACGTTTTCGAGCTGCGCCTGCCGATCCCCTTCGAAGACGGCCTCGTCAACGTCTTTCTTTTCACCGACGGCCGCGAGGTCGACCTCCTCGACTGCGGGATGAACTCCGAGGAATCCGTGGACGCCATCCGCCACGCGCTGGCGCATCTAGGGGCGGACCGTCTTCGACGCCTGGTGATCACGCACATCCATCCCGACCACTACGGCGCCGCGGGCACGTTCGCGGGTGAAGGGCTGGCAGACCTCTACATACACCGCCTCGAGGTCCCGCTCGTGCATCCACGCTACGTCGAGCTCGAGCAGCTCGTCAAAGAGGTGCGCACGTACCTTCTCGTCAACGGAGTGCCGCCGGATGAGGCAGAGGTGCTGAGCAACTCGCAGCGAGCTCTCAGCCAGCTCGTGAAGACGGCGGAAGCCTCGGTCAAGCTCGACGGCGCGGAGTCGCTGGAGATGGGGCGCCGCCGCCTGCGCGTCGAGTGGACGCCGGGGCACTCGCCCGGGCATATCTGCCTTTACGACCCTGACGATAGGCTGCTCTTCGCCGGCGACCACATGCTGCCGGACCTCTCACCCAACATCGGGCTGCATCCGCAGAGCACGCCTGATCCGCTGCACGAGTACCTGGAAGGCCTCCGGCGGCTGGCGGCGTATCGGCCGCGCCTGGTGCTGCCCGCGCACGGTCGCCCGTTCTCGGATGCGCCGGGTCGGGTCGAAGCGCTCGTCGCGCACCACCAGCGGCGGCTCGACCGGATCGTCGAGATCGTCGCCGGTGGGGAGCAGAGCGCGTGGGAGGTCGCGCTCGAACTGTGGGGCTCTCGGAAACAGCTCTACGAGAAGCGCCTTGCGCTTCAGGAGGGGCTGGCGCATCTGCAGGCGCTAGCGGTCGAGGGACGCCTGACGAAGACGGTCAACCCTGACTCGGTCCGCTGGAGCCTGGGGTCGGATGGCGCACGGGACGTGGGCCCGGCGGCGTTCTAG
- a CDS encoding SCP2 sterol-binding domain-containing protein, whose amino-acid sequence MSEVQLSPDEIVEALPKYLVPEKAGSTKATIQFDLSGDQGGKWWVKIHDGAAESGKGDPPDAPNLTLTADAGDWVKIMLGTLDGTAAFMQGKLKIKGDMGLAIKMQSLFKRPG is encoded by the coding sequence ATGTCTGAAGTTCAGCTGTCACCGGACGAGATCGTCGAGGCGCTTCCCAAATACCTGGTGCCCGAGAAGGCCGGCAGCACCAAGGCGACCATCCAGTTCGACCTCAGCGGCGACCAGGGCGGCAAGTGGTGGGTGAAGATCCACGACGGCGCGGCCGAGTCCGGGAAGGGCGATCCCCCTGATGCTCCCAACCTCACGCTGACGGCCGACGCGGGAGACTGGGTGAAGATCATGCTCGGCACGCTCGACGGCACAGCCGCCTTCATGCAGGGCAAGTTGAAGATCAAAGGCGACATGGGCCTCGCCATCAAGATGCAGTCGCTGTTCAAGAGGCCCGGTTAA
- a CDS encoding aldehyde dehydrogenase, whose translation MATMIIEGDRAKAASGKTYEVRNPATGEVVDEVPAGGPADVDRAARAAAKAFTTWSRLAPNKRAEILHQAARHMLEKVEQIAPILTREQGKTLLESRLEAQRFGENIAWFADLADKVHGQHVALPDTTTYGLVVRRPIGVCGAIVPWNFPLTLAANKVAPAIAAGNTVVLKPASTTPLSTLACIEALIEGGLPEGVVNVVLGQATGEAIVEHSLIRKIALTGSTPTGKKVMARAAEGLKKITLELGGSDPCIVLDDADLEAAARAISIGRFFNCGQACLAVKRLYVQEGVYDALLEKLIARASKLKPGNGLEKESRMGPMHTETQRAEVEAQVKDALQKGARAAFGGGRPEGAGYEKGWFIEPAILENVPDGARMWTEEVFGPALPVRKIKDLDEGLRLANDSQYGLGSSIWTSSMAAANRAVQELEAGYTWVNALQIAHDELPFGGTKQSGFGKEHGLEAYHGYTEEKSVVIGGV comes from the coding sequence ATGGCGACGATGATCATCGAGGGCGACAGGGCCAAGGCGGCGTCGGGCAAGACGTACGAGGTCCGCAACCCGGCCACAGGCGAGGTCGTCGACGAGGTCCCAGCTGGTGGCCCGGCCGACGTCGACAGGGCGGCGCGGGCGGCGGCGAAGGCATTCACCACGTGGTCCAGGCTTGCGCCCAACAAGCGCGCCGAGATCCTGCACCAGGCCGCGCGTCACATGCTCGAGAAGGTGGAGCAGATCGCGCCGATCCTCACCAGGGAGCAGGGGAAGACGCTGCTCGAGTCACGGCTCGAAGCCCAGCGCTTTGGCGAGAACATCGCATGGTTCGCGGACCTGGCGGACAAGGTTCACGGTCAGCACGTCGCGCTGCCCGACACCACCACCTATGGGCTGGTGGTGCGCAGGCCGATCGGGGTGTGCGGGGCGATCGTGCCCTGGAACTTTCCGCTGACCCTTGCCGCGAACAAGGTCGCCCCCGCGATCGCGGCGGGCAACACGGTCGTCCTGAAGCCGGCCAGCACGACGCCGCTCTCGACGCTCGCGTGCATCGAGGCGCTCATCGAAGGCGGCCTGCCCGAGGGCGTGGTCAACGTCGTGCTCGGCCAGGCGACCGGGGAGGCGATCGTCGAGCACTCGCTCATCCGCAAGATCGCCCTGACCGGCTCCACGCCCACAGGCAAGAAGGTCATGGCGAGGGCGGCCGAGGGGCTGAAGAAGATCACGCTCGAGCTCGGCGGCAGCGATCCGTGCATCGTCCTCGACGACGCCGACCTCGAGGCGGCCGCGCGCGCCATCTCGATCGGCCGCTTCTTCAATTGCGGGCAGGCCTGCCTTGCCGTCAAGCGGCTCTACGTCCAGGAAGGCGTTTACGACGCGCTGCTGGAGAAGCTGATCGCCCGCGCGTCCAAGCTGAAGCCTGGCAACGGTCTCGAGAAGGAGAGCCGCATGGGCCCCATGCACACCGAGACGCAGCGAGCCGAGGTGGAGGCCCAGGTGAAGGACGCGCTCCAGAAGGGGGCGCGGGCCGCGTTCGGCGGGGGCCGGCCGGAAGGGGCCGGGTACGAGAAGGGCTGGTTCATCGAGCCGGCGATCCTCGAGAACGTGCCCGACGGCGCCCGGATGTGGACCGAGGAGGTATTCGGCCCGGCGCTGCCCGTGCGGAAGATCAAGGACCTCGACGAAGGACTCCGGCTGGCCAATGATTCTCAGTACGGGTTGGGCTCGTCGATCTGGACGAGCAGCATGGCCGCCGCCAACCGCGCCGTCCAGGAGCTGGAGGCCGGCTACACGTGGGTCAACGCTCTGCAGATCGCGCACGACGAGCTGCCCTTCGGCGGGACGAAGCAGTCGGGCTTCGGTAAGGAGCACGGCCTGGAGGCGTACCACGGGTACACCGAGGAGAAGTCAGTCGTCATTGGCGGGGTGTAG
- a CDS encoding enoyl-CoA hydratase/isomerase family protein, translating to MSVRLEKEGAVGIIVLDRPPANSYDYAFLRSFAGVVDDARNDAEIGAVVVTSASEKFFSAGADVGAFASGTARSRFMTALMAHEAFRKMENTPLVFVATIAGHCLGGGFELALACDLRFAAEGAYQIGLPEVNLGLFPGSGGTQRLPRLVGLSKGLDLIANGTTMSPSQAHELGLVDRLFGDAAACRAGAIEYAAKLAAGPSVAIGHAKLAITQGFGAPLDLGLAIEREAIGRVFVSEDADEGIRAFGEKRKAEFKGA from the coding sequence ATGTCTGTCAGGCTGGAGAAGGAAGGCGCTGTCGGAATCATCGTGCTGGACCGACCACCGGCCAACAGCTACGACTATGCATTTCTGCGCTCGTTCGCGGGCGTGGTCGACGACGCGCGCAATGACGCAGAGATCGGCGCGGTCGTGGTCACCAGCGCCTCGGAGAAGTTCTTCTCCGCCGGTGCTGACGTCGGGGCCTTCGCTTCCGGCACGGCGCGCTCGCGGTTCATGACCGCCCTCATGGCCCACGAGGCATTCCGGAAGATGGAGAACACGCCGCTGGTCTTCGTCGCCACCATCGCCGGCCACTGCCTGGGCGGCGGCTTCGAGCTGGCCCTTGCGTGCGACCTTCGATTCGCCGCCGAGGGTGCGTATCAGATCGGGTTGCCGGAGGTGAATCTTGGTCTTTTCCCCGGTTCGGGCGGCACGCAGCGGCTGCCCCGGCTCGTCGGCCTGTCGAAGGGCCTCGACCTGATCGCCAACGGCACCACCATGAGCCCGTCCCAAGCCCATGAGCTCGGCCTGGTCGACAGGTTGTTTGGGGATGCGGCGGCGTGCCGCGCCGGGGCCATCGAGTACGCGGCGAAGCTGGCCGCCGGGCCAAGCGTCGCGATCGGACACGCCAAGCTCGCCATCACGCAGGGCTTCGGCGCCCCGCTCGACCTTGGGCTCGCGATCGAGCGCGAGGCGATCGGCCGGGTGTTCGTCTCCGAAGACGCCGACGAGGGGATCAGGGCTTTCGGCGAGAAGCGCAAGGCGGAATTCAAGGGGGCGTGA
- the rsgA gene encoding ribosome small subunit-dependent GTPase A, whose amino-acid sequence MPAVGPLRSALLSLLRRVDRYRPRVFLGGFEVSDRLTPGLASLGWDPYFAANFQRLADDGTVPARVIADFGAEYLVHDGEAASRAAAGRRLRHDGLTLPAVGDWVALFKVEPLGSVHGVVERRTVFSRRAASVETKEQVLAANVDVAFVVAAATDVNPRRIERYLTIAWQSGAMPVVLLTKADVADSPDELREELEAVAMGTSVVVTSSVTGDGIDEVARRLRPVLTGVILGPSGAGKSTLINRIAGTDVMRTRAIHRSGEGRHMTSHRQLIQLPGGGMIIDTPGLREAQLWQGGDVPGEQALANLFEDIEELALGCRFNDCAHVTEPGCAIKAALAGGSLDPGRLQSYRKLQRELRAVAAKTDARIRAEERKRWQRIAVANKAEGLSR is encoded by the coding sequence CTGCCGGCCGTCGGCCCCCTCCGGAGCGCGCTTCTAAGCCTCCTCCGCCGGGTGGACCGATACCGCCCGCGCGTCTTTCTCGGAGGATTCGAGGTGTCCGATCGACTCACACCTGGGCTGGCCAGCCTGGGCTGGGATCCGTACTTCGCCGCCAACTTCCAACGCCTTGCCGATGACGGCACCGTCCCGGCGCGAGTCATCGCCGATTTCGGGGCTGAGTACCTGGTGCATGACGGCGAGGCGGCCAGCCGCGCGGCGGCAGGCCGGCGCCTGCGTCATGACGGATTGACCCTGCCGGCGGTCGGCGATTGGGTGGCGCTCTTCAAGGTCGAGCCGCTGGGCAGCGTCCACGGCGTCGTCGAACGGCGCACGGTCTTCTCCCGGAGGGCGGCATCGGTCGAGACCAAAGAGCAGGTGCTGGCCGCCAACGTCGACGTCGCATTCGTTGTCGCCGCGGCCACCGACGTCAATCCGAGACGGATCGAGCGCTACCTGACGATCGCCTGGCAGAGCGGAGCGATGCCCGTCGTCCTGCTGACCAAGGCGGACGTCGCGGATTCGCCGGACGAGCTCCGCGAAGAGCTCGAAGCGGTGGCGATGGGGACCTCGGTCGTAGTCACGAGCAGCGTCACCGGTGACGGGATCGACGAGGTCGCGCGCCGGCTGCGACCGGTGCTCACGGGAGTGATCCTCGGGCCGTCGGGAGCCGGCAAGTCCACGTTGATCAACCGGATCGCCGGCACCGACGTGATGCGCACGCGCGCCATCCACCGCTCCGGCGAAGGACGCCACATGACGAGCCACCGCCAGCTGATCCAGCTGCCGGGGGGCGGCATGATCATCGACACGCCCGGTCTCCGCGAGGCGCAGCTCTGGCAGGGGGGTGATGTCCCCGGCGAGCAGGCACTGGCCAACCTGTTCGAGGACATCGAAGAGCTGGCGCTGGGCTGCAGGTTCAACGACTGCGCCCATGTCACCGAGCCCGGGTGCGCGATCAAGGCGGCGCTGGCCGGCGGCAGCCTTGATCCTGGACGCCTTCAGAGCTACCGCAAGCTTCAGCGCGAGCTGCGGGCGGTGGCCGCCAAGACGGACGCGCGCATCCGCGCGGAGGAGCGCAAGAGGTGGCAACGGATCGCCGTGGCGAACAAGGCCGAGGGCCTGTCACGTTGA
- a CDS encoding CoA-transferase, which yields MSSGAAYTPQELMVAVASREIHDGDLVFVGMRLPILAFAVARNAHAPTARGLFEVGLMRDQPAAAFLGTMGDPPNVAGALWATRMSNVMALMAQGGVDLGFIGGAEVDRFGNLNTSYVGPAARPAVKLPGSGGGSDIAILSRRWVTLMSHERRRLVERVSYVTSPGHGDGTPGWRERNGLLGAGPAAVITTLCVLRFPEGGGEAYLASAHPGHSVDEIRRETGWELKVAAGVGKTSPPTEAELAAIRRFDPDGFWTRALTKG from the coding sequence ATGAGTAGCGGCGCGGCCTACACGCCGCAGGAGCTGATGGTGGCCGTGGCCTCGCGTGAGATCCACGATGGCGACCTCGTCTTCGTCGGCATGCGCCTGCCGATCCTGGCTTTCGCGGTGGCGCGCAACGCCCATGCACCGACCGCGCGCGGCCTGTTCGAGGTCGGGCTCATGCGCGACCAGCCCGCCGCCGCCTTCCTCGGCACGATGGGCGACCCGCCCAACGTCGCCGGCGCGCTGTGGGCGACGCGGATGTCCAACGTCATGGCGCTGATGGCCCAAGGCGGCGTCGATTTGGGATTCATCGGCGGGGCGGAGGTCGACCGGTTCGGCAACCTGAACACGTCCTATGTGGGTCCGGCGGCCCGACCGGCGGTGAAGCTGCCGGGGAGCGGGGGAGGGTCGGACATCGCCATCCTCAGCCGTCGCTGGGTGACGCTGATGAGCCACGAGCGCCGGCGCCTGGTCGAGAGGGTGTCATATGTCACCTCACCCGGCCATGGCGACGGTACGCCCGGCTGGCGCGAGCGCAACGGGCTGCTCGGTGCGGGGCCCGCCGCCGTCATCACGACCCTGTGTGTGCTGCGGTTTCCGGAGGGCGGCGGGGAAGCGTACCTCGCTTCTGCTCACCCCGGGCACAGCGTCGATGAGATCCGGCGAGAAACAGGCTGGGAGTTGAAGGTCGCGGCCGGCGTCGGTAAGACTTCACCGCCGACGGAGGCGGAGCTCGCCGCGATCCGGCGATTCGATCCTGATGGTTTCTGGACCCGCGCGCTTACGAAAGGCTGA
- a CDS encoding CoA transferase subunit A: protein MTMAEAIRRFVPDRSTVALGLALEPLIPFAAGHEIIRQERRDLELVGPISDALFDQLIGAGCVRRVTAAWVGNVSEGLGHCYRRACESSDPRPLEVHDHSNFSISLALWAAAWNVPSLPARTLLGSDILRTNPGLSVSGGLVHVEAIKPDVAIVHVQRADAMGRAHAWGPLGVVEEAGLAADGVVLSCEELVDSSVTLSDPNRILFPETKVVAVVHEPGGAHPSPVQGYFRRDHACYRAYAEESRSAGGYRAWLSRWVLEVPDRSTYMGMIDAASLRIGRHRLSAPVDYGDE, encoded by the coding sequence ATGACGATGGCGGAAGCCATCAGACGGTTCGTCCCTGACCGCTCAACCGTCGCGCTCGGACTCGCCCTGGAACCTCTCATCCCCTTCGCCGCGGGGCACGAGATCATCCGGCAGGAACGCCGCGACCTGGAGCTGGTAGGCCCGATCTCCGACGCGCTGTTCGATCAACTGATCGGCGCCGGTTGCGTTCGTCGCGTCACGGCGGCGTGGGTGGGCAATGTGTCGGAGGGACTCGGCCACTGCTACCGGCGTGCGTGTGAGTCTTCGGACCCGCGTCCCCTCGAGGTCCACGACCACTCCAACTTCTCGATCTCCCTGGCGCTGTGGGCCGCGGCGTGGAACGTGCCCAGCCTGCCGGCGCGCACGCTCCTCGGCAGCGACATCCTGCGCACCAATCCGGGCCTCTCCGTCTCGGGCGGACTCGTGCACGTGGAGGCGATCAAGCCTGACGTGGCGATCGTCCACGTCCAGCGTGCGGATGCAATGGGCAGGGCCCATGCCTGGGGGCCGCTGGGGGTGGTCGAGGAGGCTGGCCTGGCGGCCGATGGCGTGGTGCTCTCGTGCGAGGAGCTCGTCGACTCGAGCGTGACCCTGAGCGACCCCAACCGGATCCTGTTCCCCGAGACCAAGGTCGTGGCGGTCGTGCACGAGCCCGGAGGGGCGCATCCGTCGCCGGTTCAGGGTTATTTTCGCCGCGACCACGCTTGCTACCGCGCATACGCGGAGGAGTCGCGTTCGGCCGGCGGTTACCGCGCGTGGCTGAGCCGGTGGGTGCTCGAAGTCCCCGATCGCTCGACCTACATGGGCATGATCGATGCCGCCTCGCTGCGCATCGGTCGCCACCGGCTGTCCGCGCCGGTGGACTACGGCGATGAGTAG
- a CDS encoding chorismate synthase: protein MRWLTAGESHGPQLTVVIEGLPAGLEISAEDLRRDLARRQGGHGRGGRQQIETDLARIVSGVRGGFTIGSPVTLVLENKDHANWTAEMTAAKEGFAPKPVTRLRPGHADLAGALKYGHTDIRNVLERSSARETATRVAAGGVARRLLAHFGVEILSFTQSIGTVDIGYAGCDPDTVTVEAIEASPVRCPDPEASKRMVADIDAVSELGDTLGGTFRVIARGVPLGLGSYVHWDRKLDGRLAQAILSINAIKGVEFGAGFEGAARRGSQFHDEIEYQSGRFRHLTNRAGGLTGGVTNGEPIDLRVAIKPISTMKKPMPSVDLKTKAKVEAHYERSDVCVVPAAGVIGEAMVALTLADAFLEKFGGDSMAELERNHRSYLESIGR, encoded by the coding sequence CTGAGGTGGTTGACCGCCGGTGAGTCGCATGGTCCGCAGCTCACGGTCGTGATCGAGGGACTTCCCGCCGGACTGGAGATTTCGGCGGAGGATCTGCGCCGCGACCTCGCGCGCCGGCAAGGAGGCCACGGCCGGGGCGGCCGGCAGCAGATCGAGACCGACCTCGCGCGCATCGTCAGCGGCGTCCGCGGCGGGTTCACGATCGGGAGCCCGGTGACGTTGGTGCTCGAGAACAAGGATCACGCCAACTGGACCGCCGAGATGACCGCGGCCAAGGAGGGCTTCGCACCCAAGCCGGTGACCAGGCTTCGACCCGGCCATGCGGATCTCGCGGGCGCCCTCAAGTACGGGCACACCGACATCCGCAACGTCCTGGAGCGGTCGTCGGCTCGCGAGACGGCGACCCGAGTCGCCGCGGGCGGCGTTGCCCGCAGGCTCCTTGCTCACTTCGGCGTCGAGATCCTGAGCTTCACCCAGTCGATCGGCACCGTTGACATCGGCTACGCAGGCTGTGACCCCGACACGGTCACGGTCGAGGCCATCGAGGCCTCGCCGGTCCGCTGCCCCGACCCTGAGGCCTCGAAGCGGATGGTGGCGGACATCGATGCCGTCAGCGAGCTGGGTGACACGCTGGGCGGCACCTTTCGGGTCATCGCCCGCGGCGTCCCGCTGGGCCTCGGCAGCTACGTGCACTGGGACCGCAAGCTCGACGGTCGCCTCGCGCAGGCGATCCTGTCGATCAACGCGATCAAGGGCGTTGAATTCGGCGCGGGCTTCGAGGGTGCGGCTCGTCGCGGTTCGCAGTTCCATGACGAGATCGAGTACCAGAGCGGCCGGTTCCGCCATCTCACGAACCGCGCCGGCGGCCTGACCGGCGGCGTCACCAACGGCGAGCCGATCGACCTGCGGGTCGCCATCAAGCCCATCTCGACGATGAAGAAGCCGATGCCCTCCGTCGACCTGAAGACGAAGGCCAAGGTCGAGGCGCACTACGAGCGGAGCGATGTGTGCGTCGTGCCCGCCGCGGGAGTCATCGGCGAAGCGATGGTGGCGCTGACCCTGGCGGACGCGTTCCTGGAGAAGTTCGGCGGCGACTCGATGGCCGAGTTGGAGCGCAACCACCGGTCCTATCTCGAATCCATCGGACGGTGA
- a CDS encoding HAD family hydrolase gives MRRPLEVALIDVGGTLWPNSWPLRETDGRSRHQRVAAAMPELGTRAVEALVADLIESSRAGDQARSISTETKETITAAEVLVAASLARAGLPGDAQTVARIRRAMALPVSDRLQPLPGAIELLAEVRALGLRTVIASNTYWRDAESYWEDFRLLGMAEYVDAIVTSVDAGHLKPHPAVFELAMRAAGAAPDRCVVIGNREENDIEPAIALGMWAILVHPDDPKPTSSRAHAVAPDLWACASTLRTMLGPR, from the coding sequence ATGAGACGGCCGCTGGAGGTTGCCCTGATCGACGTCGGCGGGACGTTGTGGCCGAACTCGTGGCCATTGCGTGAAACCGATGGACGCAGCCGTCATCAACGGGTGGCGGCGGCGATGCCAGAGCTGGGGACTCGCGCCGTCGAGGCGCTCGTCGCCGACCTGATCGAGAGCAGCCGCGCCGGCGACCAGGCGCGCAGCATCTCGACCGAGACGAAGGAGACGATCACCGCCGCCGAGGTCCTGGTGGCGGCGTCGCTGGCACGCGCTGGCCTGCCGGGGGACGCGCAGACGGTCGCGCGCATCCGGCGTGCGATGGCGCTTCCCGTCAGCGACCGGCTGCAGCCTCTCCCCGGCGCCATCGAGCTGCTGGCGGAGGTCCGCGCCCTCGGCCTGCGGACGGTGATCGCCAGCAACACCTACTGGCGCGACGCCGAGAGCTACTGGGAAGACTTCCGCCTGCTGGGCATGGCCGAGTACGTCGACGCCATCGTCACCTCGGTCGACGCCGGCCACCTCAAGCCGCACCCGGCCGTGTTCGAGTTGGCGATGCGGGCGGCCGGCGCCGCGCCCGATCGATGCGTCGTCATCGGCAACCGGGAGGAGAACGACATCGAACCGGCGATCGCGCTCGGCATGTGGGCGATCCTGGTCCATCCCGATGACCCGAAACCCACCTCCAGCCGGGCGCACGCGGTGGCCCCGGACCTCTGGGCGTGCGCCTCCACACTGAGGACTATGCTCGGCCCCAGATGA